A portion of the Pedobacter cryoconitis genome contains these proteins:
- a CDS encoding ankyrin repeat domain-containing protein, with the protein MSMSFLIACENGNRKIAELLLSSDETDVKYTDERGRTALHYAAYRGYLDIVKILADKGSNIDYEDHNGETPLYFALVQKQKQTAMFLIEKGAKIDINDNQGNSFSHITARTAQIEVLKKLIDLGLEADSENNDAETPLLIAAGCSNREIVKTLLEHGADIHKTNNLGDNALLIAAKAKNSQMAELLIDNGAEVNHINDAGESALLVACYDNNQLIVKLLVKRGADIFISSKAGMSPIWYAVAHNQKETVKLFIENGLDSNYARPFNKADGAMDSYLDWVESAMEITLDSNFTLNNEVCSGESLLQLTVKCGALSMVKLLVEKDAAVNYQDESGNTALHYAASNGKKDIAKFLLENGADVNVVNVKEQKAIDYSNIKGYNEITELIMKFSAPGTVVTPVIKADAPVSAPVNDLASKKQALMDLKELLDAGILTQEEFDAEKSKILKG; encoded by the coding sequence ATGTCAATGTCATTCCTGATTGCCTGCGAAAACGGCAATAGAAAAATAGCGGAGTTATTACTCTCTTCCGATGAAACGGATGTGAAATATACAGATGAAAGAGGCCGGACTGCTTTACATTATGCAGCCTACAGGGGCTATCTTGATATCGTGAAAATACTGGCCGATAAAGGTTCTAATATTGATTATGAGGACCATAATGGAGAAACACCGCTTTATTTTGCGCTGGTTCAGAAACAGAAGCAAACTGCTATGTTTTTGATTGAAAAAGGAGCTAAGATAGATATCAATGATAATCAAGGCAACAGTTTTTCCCATATTACAGCCAGAACAGCACAGATAGAAGTGCTTAAAAAACTGATAGATCTTGGATTGGAGGCAGATTCAGAGAATAATGATGCGGAAACTCCTTTACTGATTGCTGCGGGTTGCAGTAACAGAGAGATTGTCAAAACACTTTTGGAGCATGGTGCGGATATTCATAAAACAAACAACCTTGGTGATAATGCCTTACTGATTGCTGCAAAGGCTAAAAATAGCCAGATGGCAGAACTATTAATTGATAATGGTGCTGAGGTCAATCATATCAATGATGCAGGGGAGAGCGCGTTATTAGTGGCTTGTTATGATAATAATCAACTGATTGTTAAATTACTGGTTAAAAGAGGAGCGGATATTTTTATCTCTTCAAAAGCCGGAATGTCGCCGATCTGGTATGCTGTTGCACACAATCAGAAAGAAACTGTTAAATTATTTATTGAGAATGGACTGGATTCCAATTATGCCAGGCCATTTAATAAAGCAGATGGGGCTATGGATTCTTACCTGGATTGGGTGGAAAGTGCAATGGAGATCACTCTTGATAGTAACTTTACGCTGAATAATGAAGTTTGCAGTGGGGAGAGTTTGCTGCAATTGACTGTGAAATGCGGTGCATTGAGTATGGTGAAATTGCTGGTAGAGAAAGATGCTGCTGTAAATTATCAGGATGAGTCGGGCAATACTGCTTTACATTATGCGGCTTCAAATGGTAAAAAGGATATTGCTAAATTCCTGTTGGAGAATGGCGCTGATGTTAACGTTGTCAATGTCAAAGAACAAAAGGCTATCGACTATTCTAATATCAAGGGATATAATGAGATTACAGAGCTGATTATGAAATTCAGTGCTCCTGGAACTGTTGTGACCCCTGTAATTAAGGCTGATGCACCTGTCTCTGCTCCGGTAAATGACCTGGCTTCTAAAAAGCAGGCCTTAATGGATCTGAAAGAATTACTCGATGCGGGTATACTTACGCAGGAGGAATTTGATGCAGAAAAGAGTAAGATTTTAAAAGGATAA
- a CDS encoding ankyrin repeat domain-containing protein yields the protein MRIESEIVSAIQSRDFEKAKSLLRSGEKIPKDVTSQSNFTLPFSQVIKAKEFEIIDLWIADKTIETDIYEYDSFRNTIFETIIREFPADEESIDWLSGFLGKLDNINDEIGGLTLLSYAFENGADVKVIQALIDAGCDVNYTNNAEQSLLYEVVNKRMMAPEKAIAYMEVLIEAGLDVNKGNIIGETPLMAAINNNKIDYLDLLLENGADANVQDQKGKTAFTRAVVDQFSEKLYDKLAAYTTPDFDQVDDTGNTLLSFYLSRLNNNSYISILPKLLEAGADINQKAPHYDQQKSGLDWLAEKSFETLEIALATGKIEINEQDDLGETILHKVCKYNIVLDEQKAKDIYKKVKLLIESGADVNVVNSNEETPLMLASNNNIKIKTVQLLMSNSAK from the coding sequence ATGAGAATCGAAAGTGAAATTGTAAGTGCAATCCAATCCAGAGACTTTGAAAAAGCGAAATCCTTACTCCGCAGTGGTGAAAAAATCCCTAAAGACGTAACCAGTCAATCCAATTTCACCCTTCCTTTCAGTCAGGTCATCAAAGCTAAAGAATTTGAAATTATTGACCTTTGGATAGCTGATAAAACTATTGAAACAGATATTTACGAATATGATTCTTTCCGGAATACAATTTTCGAAACCATAATCAGAGAATTTCCGGCAGATGAAGAATCAATTGACTGGTTGTCCGGCTTTTTGGGGAAACTGGATAATATCAATGATGAGATAGGGGGGCTAACCTTATTGAGTTATGCGTTTGAAAATGGCGCAGATGTTAAGGTTATTCAGGCGCTGATTGACGCAGGCTGTGATGTAAATTATACGAATAACGCAGAGCAGAGCCTGCTTTATGAAGTTGTTAATAAAAGAATGATGGCCCCTGAAAAAGCGATCGCTTATATGGAGGTCTTAATTGAGGCTGGTTTAGATGTTAATAAGGGAAATATAATCGGAGAAACCCCGCTCATGGCAGCCATCAATAATAATAAGATTGATTATCTGGATTTGCTTTTAGAAAATGGAGCAGATGCAAATGTGCAGGATCAAAAGGGTAAAACAGCTTTTACGCGCGCAGTTGTAGATCAGTTCAGTGAAAAACTATATGATAAACTGGCAGCTTATACCACGCCAGATTTTGATCAGGTAGATGATACCGGAAACACGCTTTTATCTTTTTATTTGAGCCGTCTGAATAATAATTCCTATATCAGCATTTTGCCAAAACTTTTAGAAGCAGGCGCAGACATCAACCAGAAAGCACCACATTATGACCAGCAAAAATCCGGTCTGGACTGGTTAGCGGAAAAATCTTTCGAAACTTTAGAAATAGCGCTGGCAACAGGTAAAATAGAAATTAATGAGCAGGATGATCTGGGCGAAACGATCTTGCATAAGGTGTGCAAGTATAATATCGTGCTGGATGAACAAAAAGCAAAGGATATTTATAAAAAAGTAAAGTTGCTGATTGAATCGGGGGCAGATGTGAATGTGGTTAACAGTAACGAAGAAACGCCTTTAATGCTGGCATCCAACAACAATATCAAGATAAAAACAGTGCAATTATTAATGTCCAATTCAGCAAAATAA
- a CDS encoding START domain-containing protein — protein MSKFTSFHLLFLSFILFFTGLNLASAQEKWSLSVNKEGIQVYMRPIENSKIKAIKVVTSIPASSSQLLAAIMDIQTCGEWVYHSKENVMIKQVSPLDLIYYSLVDVPWPAEDRDYVVHIQAEQDPQTKVITVNSPCIPGYIGEKKDVVRISHSVGKWTITPVSKNLVRAEYILEVDPMGNIPAWLINLFATKGPLETFRNLKAHVQKDVYKKAHFKLISD, from the coding sequence ATGTCAAAGTTCACCAGTTTCCACCTCTTGTTTCTTTCTTTTATCTTGTTTTTTACAGGTCTGAATTTGGCCTCAGCTCAAGAAAAATGGTCTTTATCTGTCAATAAAGAAGGTATTCAGGTTTATATGCGCCCGATTGAAAATTCTAAAATCAAAGCAATCAAAGTAGTCACCAGCATTCCGGCTTCTTCTTCACAATTGCTTGCTGCGATTATGGATATACAAACTTGTGGTGAATGGGTTTACCACAGCAAAGAAAATGTGATGATTAAACAGGTTTCTCCACTGGATCTGATCTATTACTCTCTTGTTGATGTTCCCTGGCCAGCAGAAGATCGTGATTATGTAGTCCATATTCAAGCAGAGCAGGATCCTCAGACTAAAGTAATCACCGTAAATTCTCCCTGTATTCCAGGATATATCGGAGAAAAGAAAGATGTAGTCAGAATCAGCCATTCGGTTGGAAAATGGACGATTACTCCAGTGAGTAAAAATCTGGTCAGAGCGGAATATATATTGGAGGTTGATCCTATGGGCAATATACCAGCCTGGTTAATTAATCTATTTGCGACCAAAGGCCCGCTGGAAACGTTTAGAAACCTGAAAGCACACGTACAAAAGGACGTGTATAAAAAAGCACACTTTAAGCTAATTAGTGATTAA
- a CDS encoding murein L,D-transpeptidase catalytic domain family protein, with protein MRKYLLGGAGITFSILALTIIISWIPCSNRNLPDKVVTQDSLYNLHVNKIYHAAHLEQTGLSPQVFEKALTGFYNLKNVGKVSSEKSILTIADFDQNSTKKRLWIIDLSTDSLLLNTWVAHGQRSGDDLATRFSDVTDSYESSLGFYVTAEVYKGKHGRSLRLDGMDEGYNSNARKRSIVVHGAPYVSQGTINELGRLGRSQGCPAVPAELSDKVINTIEGKTVIFINGTHQSYFSKYLDVHLAANIVVPMQDSSLIARI; from the coding sequence ATGAGAAAATACCTTTTAGGCGGAGCAGGAATAACATTTAGCATACTTGCCCTGACCATTATAATTAGCTGGATACCTTGTTCAAACCGGAATTTACCGGACAAAGTTGTTACCCAAGACTCACTTTACAATTTGCATGTCAACAAAATCTACCATGCAGCCCATCTGGAGCAAACAGGTCTTAGTCCCCAGGTTTTTGAGAAAGCATTGACTGGATTTTATAACCTTAAAAATGTCGGGAAGGTTTCCAGTGAAAAATCTATTTTGACTATTGCAGACTTCGACCAGAACAGTACAAAAAAGCGGCTCTGGATTATAGATCTGTCAACGGACTCCCTGCTATTAAATACCTGGGTAGCCCATGGTCAGCGTAGCGGTGATGATTTAGCCACCCGTTTCTCTGATGTAACGGATTCTTACGAAAGCAGTCTTGGTTTTTATGTGACTGCCGAAGTTTATAAAGGAAAACATGGACGCTCACTCCGCCTGGATGGTATGGATGAAGGTTACAATTCAAACGCCAGAAAGCGCTCTATCGTAGTTCATGGTGCACCTTATGTGAGCCAGGGAACAATTAATGAGTTAGGAAGACTAGGACGCAGCCAGGGTTGCCCGGCAGTACCAGCAGAGCTGTCTGATAAAGTAATCAATACGATTGAAGGCAAGACGGTTATTTTTATCAATGGAACACATCAATCTTATTTTTCAAAATATCTGGATGTGCATCTTGCAGCAAACATCGTTGTGCCTATGCAAGACAGCAGTTTAATCGCCCGTATATAA
- a CDS encoding AAA family ATPase has protein sequence MKIISIRFLNLNSLKGQHEIRFDQPPFTESGIFAITGPTGAGKTTILDAITVALYGRVHRHTKDVFEIMTRHTGESFAEVEFEVKDKLYRAKWSIRRSRGKAEGALQTQKMELAEAVSGTIIIEHPLQEVRDKIVELCGLDYNQFLRSVILSQGDFTRFLKADENERSELLERITDTGIYSQISIDAYEKAKEERAKLDQLRGQLDHVVLLATEERTIYQDSLLALSEQESELKVQEKLLRTKIDWLNTLGKLETRKTELLQSLSADELFYTAHEDRFFRLQKHLSALVHRPALAELATIESQQLKIQHDLQQAEAAHPDLVKEEAVMKTALEQAKQKIELTEQTITESEPVFEAVVKKDLRIEQVKNELDKIRKSFEEANLNLQTITTARLRMDQQLKTLKQRIDILSEWLKSNAKERELDKEVIVFGQMVQQLKSLEASAAGKQKHLLEYKNQAEKGKLMVVEAEKNSGLLELKLVEFQTAIARFSQELAHTLAGKSVEELEADLSILPVLIQTSEQQLRLSGQYHKLLTEQNALTAALETYQKQKVSVAQAVAKLELESTEGAIQLDYLQQIYELEVKVQKYDADRLQLEPERPCPLCGSVHHPFVEGKYTSKLTESATRRNQQLEQVNLLKKNLNQQLIALNTLDHQVQTSEQSLIVLQEAITQRLLEFNANNEQLPKPLELVKPGIIEAVIKRKKLQQQALEIQLKAVKNTQAQLNAVELQIVTQKEVLGQERNKIEQAGLTISFAEKQLNLIVQELEAAEQEIKVMVAKAVQLTKPFGIIFEAERTEEIIAEMKERFNRYETSEKELNQLQPDLRQQETELKNSLLVWNEKKDQIELLTGQLKEEEKIWQQLQEDRIELFGSKDPVQERMQLVNALKKYREEAEDFQRVLQEKQAKVRIIEDRKATLHVSNLSTKELFNNHLEKLMGKLTKEGLQSLTELKQLYLPEEEAKATDELQKEALQKIASGKSLLLAAEKDLDLEKQKALTEETTEAISPQLEEYSQQLRVLVEQMVRLRHQLAEDDLLKLKHSEVAGQIAEQQKQSDRFQKLAALIGSADGKRFSRFAQGLTLARLTELANRHLLRLSDRYSILKSPEKDLDLQIIDGYQADVIRPMSTLSGGESFLVSLSLALGLSDLASRKVQINSLFIDEGFGTLDAETLDVAITALENLQANGKSIGIISHVETLKERIGTQIQLSRQPGGSSKIALFSYGELIRHDAQ, from the coding sequence ATGAAGATTATAAGTATCAGATTTTTAAATCTTAACTCCCTGAAAGGGCAGCATGAGATTCGTTTTGATCAGCCTCCTTTTACTGAAAGCGGGATCTTTGCAATTACAGGGCCTACTGGTGCTGGAAAAACAACTATACTGGATGCGATTACAGTCGCTTTGTATGGACGGGTACACCGCCATACCAAGGATGTGTTTGAGATTATGACCCGGCATACGGGCGAGTCTTTTGCGGAAGTAGAGTTCGAAGTTAAAGATAAATTATATAGGGCCAAATGGTCTATCAGGCGTAGCCGCGGAAAAGCTGAAGGTGCATTGCAAACGCAAAAAATGGAGCTTGCTGAAGCGGTTAGCGGCACTATTATTATTGAGCATCCTTTGCAGGAGGTGAGAGATAAAATTGTAGAGTTATGCGGACTGGATTATAACCAGTTTTTACGCTCTGTGATTTTATCGCAGGGGGATTTTACACGCTTTTTGAAAGCAGATGAGAATGAAAGAAGTGAACTGCTGGAAAGGATAACCGATACAGGTATTTATTCGCAGATTTCTATAGATGCTTACGAAAAAGCAAAAGAAGAACGGGCGAAACTGGATCAGTTAAGAGGACAATTGGATCATGTAGTTTTACTGGCTACTGAAGAAAGAACGATTTACCAGGATAGTTTACTGGCACTTTCTGAGCAGGAGAGCGAGTTAAAAGTGCAGGAAAAATTGTTGAGGACTAAAATTGACTGGTTGAATACGCTTGGGAAATTAGAAACCAGGAAAACGGAATTGCTGCAGAGTTTGTCTGCTGATGAGCTTTTTTATACTGCGCATGAGGATCGTTTTTTCAGGCTTCAAAAGCATTTGTCCGCATTGGTGCATCGCCCTGCATTAGCCGAATTAGCTACCATAGAGAGCCAGCAGCTTAAAATCCAGCATGATTTACAGCAGGCAGAAGCAGCGCATCCGGATTTAGTTAAAGAGGAAGCTGTGATGAAGACTGCTTTGGAGCAGGCCAAACAGAAAATTGAATTAACGGAGCAAACTATAACGGAGTCTGAACCAGTATTTGAGGCAGTGGTTAAGAAGGATTTGCGGATTGAACAGGTTAAAAACGAGCTGGATAAGATCAGGAAATCTTTTGAGGAAGCTAATTTAAATCTTCAAACTATTACTACTGCCCGGCTGCGTATGGACCAGCAGTTAAAAACTTTAAAACAGCGGATTGATATACTTTCGGAGTGGCTGAAAAGCAATGCTAAAGAACGTGAGCTGGATAAAGAAGTGATTGTATTTGGCCAGATGGTACAGCAGCTGAAGAGTTTGGAAGCTAGTGCTGCTGGTAAGCAAAAACATTTGCTGGAGTATAAAAATCAGGCAGAAAAAGGGAAGCTGATGGTTGTTGAGGCCGAAAAAAACAGTGGTTTACTGGAACTTAAGCTGGTTGAATTTCAGACAGCAATAGCCCGGTTTAGTCAGGAATTAGCGCACACTTTGGCCGGAAAATCTGTAGAGGAACTAGAAGCAGATTTAAGCATATTGCCTGTGCTGATCCAGACTTCCGAACAGCAATTACGTTTGTCTGGCCAATACCATAAGCTTTTGACCGAGCAAAATGCATTGACTGCGGCTTTAGAGACTTACCAAAAGCAGAAGGTTTCGGTAGCGCAGGCAGTAGCTAAACTGGAATTGGAAAGTACAGAAGGAGCAATCCAGCTAGACTATTTACAGCAAATTTATGAGCTGGAAGTGAAAGTACAGAAGTATGATGCAGACCGTTTACAATTGGAACCAGAACGGCCTTGTCCGCTTTGCGGCTCGGTACATCATCCATTTGTGGAAGGAAAATATACCAGTAAGTTAACGGAGTCGGCAACCAGGCGCAATCAACAGCTGGAGCAGGTTAATTTGCTAAAAAAGAATTTAAACCAACAACTGATCGCGCTGAATACACTGGATCATCAGGTGCAGACCTCAGAGCAATCTTTGATAGTTCTACAAGAAGCAATCACACAGCGTCTTTTGGAGTTTAATGCCAATAATGAGCAGTTACCAAAGCCTTTAGAGCTTGTTAAGCCTGGAATTATAGAGGCGGTCATCAAGAGAAAGAAATTGCAACAGCAAGCTTTAGAAATTCAGTTAAAGGCAGTAAAGAATACGCAAGCGCAACTTAATGCAGTGGAACTACAAATTGTCACGCAAAAAGAAGTTTTAGGACAGGAGCGGAATAAAATTGAGCAAGCAGGTTTAACCATCAGTTTTGCTGAGAAACAATTGAATTTAATTGTACAGGAGCTTGAAGCAGCTGAGCAGGAAATTAAAGTGATGGTGGCTAAAGCTGTTCAATTGACTAAGCCATTCGGGATTATTTTTGAAGCAGAACGTACTGAAGAAATTATTGCTGAGATGAAAGAACGGTTTAACCGTTATGAAACCTCTGAAAAAGAATTAAATCAATTGCAGCCTGATCTTCGTCAGCAGGAAACCGAGCTTAAAAATAGTCTTCTGGTATGGAATGAGAAGAAGGATCAGATTGAATTGCTTACGGGACAATTGAAGGAAGAAGAAAAGATCTGGCAGCAATTGCAAGAAGATCGTATTGAACTCTTTGGCTCAAAAGATCCTGTGCAGGAAAGAATGCAATTGGTAAATGCTTTAAAGAAATATAGGGAAGAAGCTGAGGATTTTCAGCGTGTATTGCAAGAAAAGCAGGCAAAAGTTAGGATTATTGAAGACCGGAAAGCAACACTCCATGTTTCTAACTTATCAACTAAGGAGCTGTTTAATAATCATTTAGAAAAACTAATGGGTAAGCTTACGAAAGAGGGATTACAAAGTTTAACGGAGTTGAAGCAGTTGTATTTACCTGAGGAGGAAGCAAAGGCTACCGATGAATTGCAGAAAGAAGCTTTACAGAAAATTGCATCAGGCAAAAGCCTCTTGCTGGCCGCTGAAAAGGATCTGGATCTGGAAAAACAAAAAGCGTTAACAGAAGAGACCACTGAGGCCATCAGTCCTCAGCTGGAAGAATATAGCCAGCAATTGAGAGTTTTAGTAGAGCAGATGGTGAGGTTAAGACATCAGCTTGCTGAAGATGACCTGCTGAAATTAAAGCATAGTGAAGTTGCGGGGCAAATTGCTGAACAGCAAAAACAGTCGGATCGTTTCCAGAAACTGGCTGCTTTGATCGGATCGGCTGATGGTAAAAGATTCAGCCGCTTTGCGCAGGGACTTACTTTAGCGAGGTTAACAGAATTGGCAAACCGCCATTTGCTGCGGTTAAGTGATCGGTACAGTATTCTGAAAAGTCCTGAAAAGGATCTGGATTTGCAGATCATTGATGGCTATCAGGCAGATGTAATCAGGCCGATGTCTACGCTTTCTGGCGGAGAGAGTTTCCTGGTCAGCCTTTCGCTGGCTTTAGGTTTATCAGACCTGGCAAGCCGCAAAGTACAGATCAATTCGTTGTTTATTGATGAAGGGTTTGGTACACTGGACGCAGAAACGCTGGATGTTGCGATTACCGCATTGGAGAACTTGCAGGCGAATGGTAAAAGTATTGGTATTATCTCGCATGTGGAGACTTTGAAGGAGCGGATAGGTACACAGATACAATTGAGCAGACAGCCGGGAGGATCGAGTAAAATAGCCTTGTTTAGCTATGGGGAATTGATAAGGCATGATGCGCAATAA
- a CDS encoding exonuclease SbcCD subunit D C-terminal domain-containing protein produces MRILHTADWHLGKRLEQSERTEEHQAFLDWLIQTLQTEKIDVLIVAGDVFDTGSPSNTAFEQYYGFLRRVKDTNCREVIIIGGNHDSISTLNAPSTLLKYFNVHIIGGVPEDFTDQIIEIHNPSGELELVVCAVPFLRDRDIRLSVSGETAEERETRIKQGICDHYHRFKEYIGEYKANHIPVIATGHLFAAGSSTSDSEKEIHVGNLGQVGGDQFPVEFDYVALGHIHRPQVINEMNHIRYSGSPIPLSFSETDDRKQVIVLEFEAGELVSLVEVEVPGYRKLIRIKGDFEKVKTKLVLLEDPGTLYPAWVEVQVETAAFIFDLEEQLNTLIVNKPFIERLFPRQLRTRAVLNLDEQTHEAMALTDLDPQTVFLKRCEAEYPEQDHADLLLTFKEVLEYMAQKEDKG; encoded by the coding sequence ATGAGAATTCTTCATACGGCCGACTGGCACCTGGGAAAAAGACTGGAACAAAGTGAACGTACAGAGGAGCATCAGGCTTTTCTGGACTGGCTGATACAGACTTTACAGACCGAAAAAATAGATGTTTTAATCGTTGCTGGTGATGTTTTTGATACCGGTAGCCCCTCTAATACAGCTTTTGAGCAGTATTATGGTTTTTTGAGAAGGGTAAAGGATACGAACTGCAGAGAAGTAATCATTATTGGGGGCAACCATGATTCTATCAGTACCCTAAACGCCCCCTCTACACTGCTTAAGTACTTTAATGTACACATTATTGGCGGGGTCCCTGAAGATTTTACAGATCAGATTATAGAAATACACAATCCTTCGGGTGAACTGGAACTGGTAGTTTGTGCCGTCCCTTTTCTGCGTGACCGCGATATCAGACTTTCTGTTTCTGGCGAAACTGCTGAAGAAAGAGAAACCCGGATTAAACAGGGGATTTGTGATCACTATCATCGTTTCAAAGAATATATCGGGGAATATAAGGCTAATCACATTCCGGTCATTGCTACAGGACATCTTTTTGCTGCAGGGTCGAGTACTTCGGATAGTGAAAAAGAGATCCATGTAGGTAATTTGGGGCAGGTTGGTGGAGATCAGTTCCCGGTAGAGTTTGATTATGTGGCATTGGGGCATATCCATCGCCCGCAGGTAATCAATGAAATGAATCATATCCGGTATTCAGGTTCGCCAATTCCATTGAGTTTTTCTGAAACTGACGATAGAAAACAGGTTATTGTTCTTGAATTTGAAGCAGGGGAGTTGGTTAGCCTGGTAGAAGTTGAAGTGCCTGGTTACCGCAAGCTGATCAGGATTAAAGGGGACTTTGAAAAGGTGAAGACTAAATTGGTTTTACTGGAAGATCCTGGCACATTATATCCGGCATGGGTAGAGGTTCAGGTGGAAACAGCAGCCTTCATTTTTGATTTAGAGGAACAGTTGAATACGCTGATCGTGAATAAGCCATTTATAGAACGGTTATTTCCCCGGCAGCTCAGAACAAGAGCAGTCCTGAATCTGGATGAACAAACGCATGAGGCTATGGCATTGACGGATCTTGATCCGCAGACCGTGTTTTTAAAACGTTGTGAGGCAGAATATCCGGAACAGGACCATGCGGACCTGCTGCTTACTTTCAAAGAGGTTTTAGAATATATGGCACAAAAGGAGGATAAGGGATGA